Proteins from a genomic interval of Bacteroidota bacterium:
- a CDS encoding T9SS type A sorting domain-containing protein: MSFLIYPNPTTDAITIKNVSPFSVLHLFNAQGVLVKKQTILASSISLSVEDLPSGMYIIELQNNSSVQRAKFVKR, translated from the coding sequence TTGTCCTTCCTGATTTATCCAAACCCAACTACGGACGCAATTACTATCAAGAATGTCTCGCCTTTCTCTGTACTGCACTTATTCAATGCGCAAGGTGTACTAGTCAAGAAGCAGACGATATTGGCAAGCAGCATTTCACTTTCAGTCGAAGACCTTCCATCGGGTATGTATATTATAGAATTGCAAAACAACTCGAGTGTTCAGAGAGCTAAATTTGTAAAGAGATAA
- a CDS encoding T9SS type A sorting domain-containing protein, with product MKKQLLLTTIVLALNFAAFSQKWLNFPSGTTNNRIDIGDLSVIGDSITVEALVTMQSTTYIPDAYDIVSKHLSPYDCSYLFRPDNFAIKTITDGFVGLASPIPLCMDSTYHVAGTYDGDSIKFFVNGKQVAAQHWTGTLFQNSFVVGIGNLTPNLTANEQFTGYIDEVRIWGTARSQADISNNMYDLPNPTSQPGLLAYYKFNGDYKNAQGNSAFDGVTYGSDLLNANNPLFSGNVSDNFCFPTGIPQDNNSLSFLIYPNPTTDAITIENVSPFSVLHLFNAQGVLVKKQTILASSISLSVEDLPSGMYIIELQNNSSVQRAKFVKR from the coding sequence ATGAAAAAACAATTACTCCTTACAACTATTGTGCTTGCGCTAAACTTCGCTGCATTCAGTCAAAAGTGGCTTAATTTTCCTTCGGGAACAACCAATAACAGAATTGATATTGGTGACCTGTCTGTTATCGGTGATTCAATTACGGTTGAAGCACTCGTCACCATGCAAAGCACTACCTACATACCGGATGCTTATGATATTGTTTCTAAACACTTGAGTCCTTATGATTGCAGTTATCTATTCCGTCCGGACAATTTTGCCATTAAAACTATAACGGATGGGTTTGTAGGACTTGCCAGCCCTATTCCACTTTGTATGGATTCAACCTATCATGTTGCCGGAACCTATGATGGAGATAGCATAAAGTTTTTTGTTAACGGGAAACAGGTTGCTGCGCAACATTGGACCGGAACCTTATTTCAGAATAGTTTTGTAGTCGGTATTGGCAATTTAACTCCTAACTTGACCGCTAACGAGCAATTCACCGGATACATTGATGAAGTTCGCATTTGGGGAACCGCTCGTTCACAAGCTGATATTTCTAATAACATGTATGACCTTCCTAACCCAACATCACAACCGGGTTTGCTTGCTTATTACAAATTTAATGGCGACTATAAAAATGCTCAGGGAAACTCAGCTTTTGATGGAGTTACCTATGGATCAGATTTGCTGAATGCCAATAATCCACTTTTTAGCGGAAACGTATCGGATAACTTTTGTTTCCCAACGGGTATCCCGCAGGATAATAATTCATTGTCCTTCCTGATTTATCCAAACCCAACTACGGACGCAATTACTATCGAGAATGTCTCGCCTTTCTCTGTACTGCACTTATTCAATGCGCAAGGTGTACTAGTCAAGAAGCAGACGATATTGGCAAGCAGCATTTCACTTTCAGTCGAAGACCTTCCATCGGGTATGTATATTATAGAATTGCAAAACAACTCGAGTGTTCAGAGAGCTAAATTTGTAAAGAGATAA
- a CDS encoding LamG domain-containing protein, with protein sequence MKKQLLLTTIVLALNFAAFSQKWLNFPSGTTNNRIDIGDLSVIGDSITVEALVTMQSTTYIPDAYDIVSKHSNAYDCSYLFRPDNFAIKTITDGFVGIANPLPLCMDSTYHVAGTYDGDSIKFFVNGKQVAAQHWTGTLFQNNYVVGIGNLTYTLGFNEQFTGYIDEVRIWGTARSQADISNNMYDLPNPTSQPGLLAYYKFNGDYKNAQETQLLMELPMDQIC encoded by the coding sequence ATGAAAAAACAATTACTCCTTACAACTATTGTGCTTGCGCTAAACTTCGCTGCATTCAGTCAAAAGTGGCTTAATTTTCCTTCGGGAACAACCAATAACAGAATTGATATTGGTGACCTGTCTGTTATCGGTGATTCAATTACGGTTGAAGCACTCGTCACCATGCAAAGCACTACCTACATACCGGATGCTTATGATATTGTTTCTAAACACTCTAATGCTTATGATTGTAGCTATCTATTCCGTCCGGACAATTTTGCCATTAAGACTATAACGGATGGGTTTGTCGGAATCGCCAATCCATTACCACTTTGTATGGATTCAACCTATCATGTTGCCGGTACCTATGATGGAGATAGTATAAAGTTTTTTGTTAACGGAAAACAGGTTGCTGCGCAACATTGGACCGGAACCTTATTTCAGAATAATTATGTAGTCGGTATCGGTAATTTAACTTACACCTTGGGCTTTAACGAGCAATTCACCGGATATATTGATGAAGTGCGCATTTGGGGAACCGCTCGTTCACAAGCTGATATTTCTAATAACATGTATGACCTTCCTAACCCAACATCACAACCGGGTTTGCTTGCTTATTACAAATTTAATGGCGACTATAAAAATGCTCAGGAAACTCAGCTTTTGATGGAGTTACCTATGGATCAGATTTGCTGA
- a CDS encoding cysteine desulfurase, with amino-acid sequence MKLQAATVEQIRKDFPILHQHINGRPLIYFDNAATSQKPQAVIDAIRDYYEKYNSNIHRGAHHLAHLATEAYENSRKTVAHHLNASEKEINFVRGTTEAINLVASTYGRKFLKAGDEIIISGIEHHSNIVPWQMLCEEKGAVLKVIPISDSGEIIFEEYEKLLGPKTKIVSIQYISNALGTIHPVKKIIEQAHQVGAIVFVDAAQALPHMKVDVQDLDCDFLAFSGHKVFAATGIGVLYGKEKLLNAMPPYMGGGEMIKSVSFTKTTYNELPYKFEAGTPNIEGGISLGAALNYLNQIGLDKIAAYENDLLEYGTGKLQEINGLRIIGTAKQKSSVLSFLVKDIHPYDLGVLLNEQGIAIRTGHHCCQPLMDQFGIEGTCRASFAFYNTFEEIDRFTEALKKAVKMLS; translated from the coding sequence ATGAAACTTCAAGCCGCAACGGTGGAGCAAATCAGGAAAGACTTCCCTATTCTTCACCAACACATAAATGGTCGGCCTCTCATCTATTTTGACAATGCCGCCACGTCACAAAAACCCCAGGCAGTTATTGATGCCATTCGCGACTATTACGAAAAATATAATAGCAACATTCACCGAGGGGCTCATCATTTGGCACATTTGGCTACGGAAGCCTATGAAAATTCGCGCAAGACAGTTGCTCATCATCTGAACGCTTCAGAAAAGGAAATCAATTTTGTGCGCGGCACCACCGAGGCGATAAATCTGGTGGCTTCCACTTATGGCAGGAAATTTTTGAAAGCGGGCGACGAAATCATTATCAGTGGCATCGAACATCATTCTAACATCGTTCCCTGGCAGATGTTGTGTGAAGAGAAGGGTGCTGTTCTGAAAGTGATTCCTATTAGCGATTCCGGGGAAATAATTTTTGAAGAGTATGAAAAGCTCCTCGGGCCCAAAACCAAAATCGTTTCGATTCAATATATCTCCAATGCACTGGGTACTATTCATCCGGTAAAAAAAATTATCGAGCAAGCACATCAGGTAGGAGCCATCGTTTTCGTTGATGCAGCGCAAGCGCTGCCTCACATGAAAGTAGATGTGCAAGACCTAGATTGCGATTTCTTGGCTTTTAGTGGTCATAAAGTTTTTGCTGCTACCGGCATCGGTGTTCTTTACGGCAAAGAAAAACTGCTCAATGCCATGCCTCCCTACATGGGCGGTGGCGAAATGATTAAGAGCGTGAGTTTTACCAAAACGACTTACAACGAACTGCCTTATAAGTTTGAAGCTGGTACGCCAAACATTGAGGGTGGAATATCGCTTGGTGCGGCATTGAATTATTTGAACCAAATAGGACTGGATAAAATTGCTGCCTACGAAAATGACTTATTAGAATACGGCACCGGCAAACTTCAGGAGATAAACGGGCTGCGCATTATCGGCACTGCCAAACAAAAATCTTCTGTCCTTTCCTTTCTGGTCAAAGACATTCATCCTTACGATCTAGGTGTGTTGCTCAACGAACAGGGCATCGCCATCCGAACGGGCCACCACTGCTGTCAACCGCTGATGGATCAGTTTGGTATAGAGGGAACCTGCCGCGCTTCATTTGCCTTCTATAATACCTTTGAAGAAATTGACCGATTTACGGAAGCGCTGAAGAAGGCGGTGAAAATGCTCTCCTGA
- a CDS encoding SufE family protein — protein sequence MEQSIQNIEEEVVEEFDLFDDPMDKYEHLIDIGNKLAPLDAKYMTDDFIVKGCQSKVWLHAFTKDDRIFFEADSNSAITKGLIALLVRVLSGQKAEDIATNPLVFIDRINLRSHLSSQRANGLSAMIQKMRRYAEADI from the coding sequence ATGGAACAATCCATTCAGAATATTGAAGAGGAAGTAGTAGAGGAGTTTGATTTGTTCGATGACCCAATGGACAAATATGAACACCTGATTGACATCGGAAATAAGTTAGCCCCCTTGGATGCTAAGTACATGACCGATGATTTCATCGTGAAAGGCTGCCAAAGCAAGGTATGGCTTCATGCTTTTACCAAAGACGACCGAATCTTTTTTGAAGCAGATTCCAACTCGGCTATCACCAAAGGGTTGATTGCTCTGTTGGTTCGCGTGCTTTCCGGTCAAAAAGCCGAGGACATTGCTACCAACCCACTTGTATTTATTGACCGCATCAACCTTCGTTCTCACTTATCATCCCAACGCGCCAATGGCTTGAGTGCTATGATTCAGAAGATGAGACGGTATGCGGAGGCAGATATATAA